One window from the genome of Enterococcus haemoperoxidus ATCC BAA-382 encodes:
- the icd gene encoding NADP-dependent isocitrate dehydrogenase — protein MKDGKKVVLDNGKLVVPDYPIIPYIEGDGIGPEIWQAAKNVFDAAVNKAYKGTRKVIWQEVLAGEKAFNETGSWLPDKTLELIKTHLVAIKGPLTTPIGGGFRSLNVALRQELDLYVCYRPVRYFPGVPSPLKHPEKTDMMIFRENTEDIYAGIEFPAKSPEAEKLITYLKTEFGVNKIRFPESSAIGIKPVSKEGTERLVRGAIEHALKNKRKSVTLVHKGNIMKFTEGGFKNWGYALAESEFGDKVFTWKTYLEIKEKSGRAVADQRLAEAETAGKLIIKDRIADIFLQEILLHPENYDVIATLNLNGDYISDALAAQVGGIGIAPGANLNLETGHGIFEATHGTAPEFAGLNQLNPSSLLLSGVLMFDYLGWDEVSQLITQSIEEALGNKTVTKDFADQMEGATLLSCSGFGEELVKLIGSK, from the coding sequence ATGAAAGATGGGAAGAAAGTTGTGTTGGATAATGGAAAATTAGTTGTTCCTGACTACCCAATTATTCCTTATATTGAAGGTGACGGTATAGGACCAGAAATTTGGCAGGCAGCTAAGAATGTATTTGATGCAGCTGTAAACAAAGCTTATAAAGGAACACGAAAAGTGATTTGGCAAGAAGTTTTAGCTGGAGAGAAAGCGTTTAATGAAACAGGAAGCTGGTTACCAGATAAAACATTGGAGTTGATCAAAACCCATCTTGTAGCGATAAAAGGTCCGTTGACCACCCCAATTGGCGGAGGCTTTCGTTCATTGAATGTGGCATTGCGGCAAGAATTAGATTTATATGTTTGTTATCGACCCGTTCGTTATTTCCCAGGCGTTCCTTCACCATTAAAGCATCCGGAAAAAACAGATATGATGATTTTTAGAGAAAATACGGAAGATATTTATGCAGGAATCGAATTTCCAGCGAAAAGTCCTGAAGCAGAAAAACTGATTACGTATTTAAAAACAGAGTTTGGTGTCAATAAGATTCGTTTCCCGGAATCATCGGCGATCGGGATCAAGCCTGTTTCTAAAGAAGGGACAGAGCGTTTAGTTCGAGGGGCAATTGAACACGCATTAAAAAATAAGCGAAAATCAGTTACGTTAGTTCATAAAGGAAATATCATGAAATTTACAGAAGGTGGTTTCAAAAACTGGGGCTATGCTTTGGCTGAAAGTGAATTCGGAGACAAAGTATTCACTTGGAAAACATATTTAGAAATTAAAGAAAAGTCCGGAAGAGCGGTTGCTGATCAACGGTTAGCGGAAGCCGAAACAGCGGGGAAATTGATTATAAAAGATCGGATTGCAGACATTTTTTTACAAGAAATTTTACTGCATCCAGAAAATTATGATGTGATTGCCACCTTGAATTTAAATGGGGATTATATATCTGATGCCTTAGCTGCCCAAGTTGGTGGCATTGGAATTGCCCCAGGCGCAAACTTAAACTTGGAAACAGGGCATGGGATTTTCGAGGCAACTCATGGAACGGCACCTGAATTTGCTGGCTTGAATCAATTGAACCCATCATCATTACTATTGTCTGGTGTATTAATGTTTGATTATTTAGGTTGGGATGAAGTTAGCCAATTGATTACGCAAAGCATTGAAGAAGCTTTAGGAAATAAAACTGTGACAAAAGATTTCGCAGATCAAATGGAAGGCGCCACTTTATTGAGTTGTTCGGGATTTGGAGAAGAGTTAGTTAAGCTTATTGGAAGTAAATAA
- a CDS encoding cold-shock protein — translation METGTVKWFNSDKGFGFITAENGNDVFVHFSAIQGDGFKTLEEGQAVTFDVEEGQRGPQATNVNKA, via the coding sequence ATGGAAACAGGTACAGTAAAATGGTTTAACTCAGACAAAGGTTTTGGATTTATCACTGCAGAAAACGGTAACGATGTATTCGTACATTTCTCAGCTATCCAAGGCGACGGATTCAAAACTTTAGAAGAAGGTCAAGCAGTGACTTTCGACGTTGAAGAAGGCCAACGTGGTCCTCAAGCTACTAACGTTAACAAAGCATAA
- a CDS encoding citrate synthase, producing MEIHKGLEGVVVSETKISSIVENQLLFAGFNIDDLVAENVQFEEVIYLLWYLKIPTKQQLIKFKQELSAQMPISDTIITCLKIQTRQNLHPMSVLRSTISLLGVFDPNAEATDERSAYQQSISLQAKMPTIIAAYARLRKGLDPIPPRNDLSIAANFLYMLTGVEADQVQVAAMNQALVLHADHDLNASTFTARVCASTLSDVYSCITAAIGSLKGPLHGGANEKVFDMLKEIDSEHLNVADYLNQKLDRKEKVMGFGHRVYKTEDPRKKHLKKLAKELTAITQKEQWYFLSCQVERYLKETKGLIPNVDFYSATVYHCLDIDSDLFTLIFAMSRVSGWLGHIDEQKKEDCLIRPRSHYIGPKQLKYSNLNTTLHSGGMEA from the coding sequence ATGGAGATTCACAAAGGTTTAGAAGGCGTAGTCGTTTCTGAAACAAAAATCAGTTCGATCGTAGAAAATCAACTGCTTTTTGCAGGCTTTAATATTGATGATTTAGTTGCTGAAAATGTTCAATTTGAAGAAGTGATTTATCTATTATGGTATTTAAAGATACCGACGAAACAACAGTTAATAAAATTCAAACAAGAATTATCTGCACAAATGCCGATATCTGATACGATCATTACATGTTTAAAAATACAAACACGCCAAAATCTTCATCCGATGAGTGTGTTGCGGTCAACGATTTCATTATTAGGTGTTTTTGATCCAAATGCAGAAGCGACAGATGAACGATCAGCCTATCAGCAGAGTATTTCTTTGCAAGCAAAAATGCCGACGATCATTGCAGCATATGCACGTTTGAGAAAAGGACTGGATCCAATTCCTCCGCGAAATGATTTATCAATAGCGGCAAATTTTCTCTATATGTTGACTGGAGTTGAAGCGGATCAAGTGCAAGTAGCGGCAATGAATCAAGCGTTAGTTTTACATGCAGATCATGATTTAAATGCAAGCACTTTTACGGCTCGAGTCTGCGCTTCTACATTGTCAGACGTGTATTCATGTATTACTGCTGCGATTGGTTCTTTAAAAGGGCCGCTTCATGGCGGTGCTAACGAAAAAGTCTTTGATATGTTAAAAGAAATAGATTCTGAACATCTAAATGTAGCAGACTATTTAAATCAAAAATTAGATCGTAAAGAAAAAGTCATGGGCTTTGGTCATCGTGTATATAAGACTGAAGATCCGAGAAAAAAACATCTAAAAAAATTAGCAAAAGAGCTAACGGCAATCACTCAAAAAGAACAATGGTATTTTTTATCTTGCCAAGTTGAGCGATATTTAAAAGAGACAAAAGGATTGATCCCAAACGTCGACTTTTATTCTGCTACGGTGTACCATTGTTTGGATATTGACAGTGATTTATTTACGTTGATCTTTGCAATGAGTCGGGTTTCTGGTTGGTTAGGTCATATTGACGAACAAAAGAAAGAAGATTGTCTAATTCGACCTCGCTCACATTATATTGGTCCTAAGCAATTAAAATATAGTAACTTGAACACTACATTACATTCGGGAGGCATGGAAGCATGA